A DNA window from Enterobacter cloacae contains the following coding sequences:
- a CDS encoding resolvase, with translation MIPAIPGQGVSFSAAQLPVAIDYPAALALRQMALVQDELPKYLLAPEVSALLHYVPDLHRKMLLATLWNTGARINEALALTRSDFSLTAPYPFVQLATLKQRTEKATRTAGRAPAGSQPHRIVPLSDANYVSQLEMMVATLKIPLERRNKRTGRTEKARIWEITDRTVRTWISEAVDAAAADGVTFSVPVTPHTFRHSYGMHMLYAGIPLKVLQSLMGHKSISSTEVYTKVFALDVAARHRVQFQMPGDEAVALLKGNGR, from the coding sequence ATGATACCGGCAATACCAGGCCAGGGCGTTTCATTTTCGGCCGCGCAGCTGCCGGTGGCCATCGATTACCCGGCCGCGCTGGCCCTGCGACAGATGGCGCTCGTTCAGGACGAGCTGCCTAAATACCTGCTGGCGCCGGAAGTGAGCGCCCTGCTCCACTACGTGCCCGATCTGCACCGCAAGATGCTGCTGGCCACCCTGTGGAACACCGGCGCCCGAATTAACGAAGCGCTGGCGCTGACCCGGAGTGATTTTTCGCTGACGGCGCCCTACCCGTTCGTGCAGCTGGCCACGCTCAAGCAGCGGACCGAAAAAGCCACCAGAACGGCCGGCCGAGCTCCGGCCGGTAGCCAGCCTCATCGTATCGTTCCGCTTTCCGATGCGAACTATGTCAGCCAGCTGGAGATGATGGTGGCCACGCTTAAAATTCCGCTGGAGCGCCGTAATAAACGCACAGGCAGAACCGAGAAGGCACGCATCTGGGAAATTACCGACAGAACGGTCCGGACCTGGATAAGTGAAGCCGTTGATGCGGCTGCCGCCGACGGGGTGACGTTTTCGGTACCGGTTACCCCGCACACGTTCCGTCACAGCTACGGGATGCACATGCTGTATGCCGGCATCCCGCTGAAGGTGCTGCAGAGCCTGATGGGACACAAGTCGATCAGCTCGACGGAGGTCTACACGAAAGTGTTTGCGCTCGATGTCGCGGCACGGCACCG